The genomic interval CGCCGTGCTGCACGACCTCAACCTCGCCTTCCGCTTCGCGACGCACCTCATCGTCATGAAGGGCGGCGAGGTCGTCGCGCAGGGGGCCCCGCAGGACGTGGTCACCTCCGAGCTCATCGAGGAGGTCTACGGCATCGGCAACCTGTGCGTCGAGGACCCGGTGACGGGCCGGCCGATGATCGTCCCGACCTGAGCGCGTCCTCCCACACCGGAGAGCGGACTCAGCCGCTGTTCTCCTGCTTCCTGCGGATCAGGTCCAGCGTGATGGTGCCGCCGATGATCGCGAGCCGCAGATCCGGGGGCACGGAGGGGTCGATGGCGAGCACGTAGCGGCTGTGCCCCAGGATGCCGCGGCCGATGCCGGCCCAGCTGCGGGCGACCGTCGCGGCGACCGCTCCCTGCATCGCGAACTGGAAGTCGAAGCCGAGCACGTTGCCGGCGAGCTCGAGGACGCGGCCGTCGGCAAGGGTGAGATCGACCTTCGTGCGCAGCATCGAGAAGCGCTTGCGCACCGCGGCGACCTCCGCGCCGTCGGGGCTGCTCAGCTCGAAGCGGTCGAAGCCGATGCCCACCGGATCCTGGACGTGCAGCAGCGGGGTGCCGTCGGCGTCGGACACGTCCAGGGATCTGCTGCCCGCGACCAGGCGCGAGAGCCCGCCGCCGGTCGTCGTGACATGGCCGACGGCCTGCTGTCCGGAGGCGTCGAGGATGTCGAAGTCGTTGGACATGAACCCGGTGATCTGCTGCATCACCAGGGCGTCGTGGGAGAGGAGCGTGGGCTTCGCGGCAGAGGGTTCCATGACAGGAGTCTGCCAGGCACGCGCCGACTACGGTGGTGGGCATGACCGACGCGGATGCCGTCCCCGAGCAGGCGCCACTCGACATCTTCCTGCCCTCCCCGCCGCCGGACGCCGAGGCCCAGGAGTCGTTCCTCGACGAGGCCGCGGCGCTCGCCCTGGACGGCCAGCCGATCACCGTCTACCTGCAGGACGAGGACGCCTGGGCGTTCGAGGAGTGCGAGCCCGTGCGCTCGCTGCTCGAGTCCGCCGGGGACGGCGTGCTGCCGGTGACGCTGCTGGGCCTGGACATCGTGGTCAGCTCCGTCTACCCGACCTCGGCGCAGATGCAGCGCTTCGCCGCGGAGGGCGGGGCGCCCCGCGAGAGGCGCAGCGCCGCGGCGTCGGCCTGCGGCCCCGTCGGCGAGGGCGCCGCCCCCATGCCCCGGAAGGCCGGGGGATTCGCGGCGCAGCTCATGGGCGCCGCCCCTGCGCCGAACCTGCC from Brachybacterium kimchii carries:
- a CDS encoding LURP-one-related/scramblase family protein encodes the protein MEPSAAKPTLLSHDALVMQQITGFMSNDFDILDASGQQAVGHVTTTGGGLSRLVAGSRSLDVSDADGTPLLHVQDPVGIGFDRFELSSPDGAEVAAVRKRFSMLRTKVDLTLADGRVLELAGNVLGFDFQFAMQGAVAATVARSWAGIGRGILGHSRYVLAIDPSVPPDLRLAIIGGTITLDLIRRKQENSG
- a CDS encoding arsenic metallochaperone ArsD family protein, with protein sequence MTDADAVPEQAPLDIFLPSPPPDAEAQESFLDEAAALALDGQPITVYLQDEDAWAFEECEPVRSLLESAGDGVLPVTLLGLDIVVSSVYPTSAQMQRFAAEGGAPRERRSAAASACGPVGEGAAPMPRKAGGFAAQLMGAAPAPNLPAGGPDIGRRRNLMGGDTGEGLP